In a single window of the Deinococcus yavapaiensis KR-236 genome:
- a CDS encoding GNAT family N-acetyltransferase: MTHSNEHAQELEMKRRLLNAYDAQLREQAEVMASTSFDRDGPLWRAKYDDRGFVTYRDLSGLTGAALDDLVARTVAHFASDERITHFEWKTRGHDAPEDLPARLVAHGFQAEERETVMLGEARLLAGNVPLPDGIRLRRIDDQPDPMPDIERAARAQDRAFGFAFGVDDFVRRLESKRDFLEIWVAETDDEVVCTGRLEVVPNSEFAGLWGGGTLPQWRGKGIYRALTAERAKSALRRGVRYLHSDSTEFSRPILQRSGFLPITTTTPYIWRR; this comes from the coding sequence GTGACTCATTCGAACGAACACGCTCAAGAACTCGAGATGAAGCGCCGCCTGCTGAACGCGTACGACGCGCAATTACGAGAGCAAGCCGAAGTGATGGCCTCCACGAGCTTCGACCGTGACGGACCTTTGTGGCGCGCCAAGTACGACGATCGCGGCTTCGTGACGTACCGCGACCTCAGCGGCCTCACGGGCGCGGCCCTCGACGACCTCGTCGCGCGAACCGTGGCGCACTTCGCGTCGGACGAGCGCATCACCCACTTCGAGTGGAAGACGCGCGGGCACGACGCTCCCGAGGACTTGCCCGCGCGTCTCGTCGCGCACGGCTTTCAAGCCGAGGAGCGTGAGACCGTGATGCTCGGCGAGGCGCGCCTGCTCGCCGGGAACGTGCCCTTGCCCGACGGAATTCGCTTGCGCCGCATCGACGACCAGCCCGACCCGATGCCGGACATCGAGCGGGCCGCGCGCGCCCAGGACCGCGCGTTCGGCTTCGCGTTCGGCGTGGACGACTTCGTGCGCCGCCTCGAATCGAAGCGAGACTTCCTAGAGATCTGGGTGGCCGAGACGGACGACGAGGTCGTGTGCACGGGCCGCCTCGAAGTCGTACCGAACAGCGAGTTCGCGGGATTGTGGGGTGGCGGGACCTTGCCGCAGTGGCGCGGGAAAGGCATCTACCGCGCCTTGACCGCCGAGCGCGCCAAGTCCGCCTTGCGCCGCGGCGTGCGTTACTTGCACAGCGACTCGACGGAGTTCTCTCGCCCGATCCTGCAACGCAGCGGCTTTCTGCCGATCACGACGACCACGCCTTACATCTGGCGCCGCTGA